TTCGTATTTCTGTTTTAGTGTTTTCTCCTTAGTTACGTCTGATCCTGGGTAATGATGGTTACTAATTGCCATGAGGAATGTCTGTAAACTGAACGGCTTTCATTTTGGTGACCTTCACCGATAATAATCGTTGTACACAGTTTAGTGTACCAGAattctacaattacaaataacttcacTGCTGGACTAATTCAGTTTCGTTCAGCAGGTTCTCATAGACCTGATGTGTAGTGTTCATGGCGTCACTGCGATAACAAGGGTACTTCAATAATACTGCCAACTAAGTATTCTAAGATAGCTGTGCAACACATGGTCCTGAGAATAATTTATTGGAAATGTGTGGCAATAGTTTCCATGCAGCCGTAGCATGAAAAAGCGACTTAGCAGGTGGAAAACAAAActagtcagcaaacagaaatacggcaaaaattattacatcgtcAACAAGACACACAGCTACTTGGCAACTAAAAATAATCTGTAGGCATTGGGATGATCCAGGACAAACACTAATTTTAATAACCCCGTTACCTTGGGTTTTGGAACCCTGTGGGAGACTGACATACTGTCACAGTACGCCAAATCAGTCACCATCCGAGAACGTCATTGTTCACAATACAATTAATAAATCTATATTCATACTCAATATTGTGGGAAATATTATTCGATAGATCTATTTCCAGATTTGTCATGATTATGATCTGTAATACAGCTGATCTAATTGTACATGACTGAGCTTGTCGATGTCCGTATGCATTAATTAGTGCACAGTGTACTCTTAGATACCATTAAAATACTAACCAATACGTGTTTGACAGGTAACAATATAACTTGGAAATATATGTTGAAACCATTCAAAGTTACATAGAAATAAAATCTACAGTACACAGAAATTTGTCAAGGATTCTATGGCTCTGTAGCCCCGTCCTTGGGCACGTCATGAGGTCACATAGAATTTCATGTTACTGTACAGACATAACGATCGGAGGTGAAAATGTGTAATTCCAAGTGAGAGACAACGTTACAgatgaatatttttatttaaattaataaaacgTGCGTAAAATTACTCTCGCTAGGAAGTTCCCTTAGCTGTCAGTGACTGGCCTTGTGCTGCGGGACTGGTGCACTTTGCCGCTCTTACGGGACCGACCTGACGTCTAGGAAGTCCGTGAAGTTATATAATGCAAGTATAGTGGAACAGACAGCGCAGACGGAAACCTTCAGTCCGTTGGCCAAATTACAGGAGGGCTCAGTCAATATGGGGAATGCCAGACACCTGTAAAATCGAAAGGGCATATGAGACTAAGTAGATTATTATAGCTCATAATTAACCTTACTCGTGCCTGCTGACGAGCACACTACGAATCACATCAGCAAAGGAAAAGGCTGACTCATTCCATAAGCCGTGCATCCCAGTGAACCACAAGTTGTTAGACATAGTAAAGTACGTGGATCTGAAGCCCCAAATGTAAGGACAGGAGCTTCTAAACAGGTCAGTTGAAGCTTTGTCTGTAGTAGGTTGTAacgcgatgtttatttaatcgtgcgatcaGATAATTTGGACGAAGTCATTGTCAGGCGCCAGGATAAagatattgagtggtttttcatgTTCGTTTTACAAGTAATTGAGAATCACGGTTAATCGAAATCAGCCAATCACGCGATTAAACAAGCATCGCACTACAGTCTACTACGGacgatgtttacgtttattaagctcCACATAAAGTGATCAAAACATTATAATGGAAAGAAAGACTTGAAACAGCAACTTCACGAAAAATTTACTGGGAGCCTTTATtcatacatcaaaaaaaaaaaaaagaacgatggTGAGCACCGCGGTGCAACCAGTACACCTCATTCCGAGAGGTCAGGTCGGTACCGGAAACAGCGGCAGAGTCGTTAGTCCTGCTGGTCAGGGGCAGTCATTGACAGCTGAGAGAACTTCCTAATGAGCTATTTGTTCGTACCACCAGCGCCTCAACTGGAGTCTGGCTGCTTTTTAGCGGAAATATATTGCACCCTTCATGTAACAGGCTATGAGTTAATCTAGCTAACAACGCATGCGTGTGTTAAATCGCGTGAAATGAACGATAAGTGGGAGCTACATCCAGTTTATGTAACGAAACGTTACTAACGAACAATTAGTCTTTATGACAAAGCTGTGACACAAAAAGGACCTTCTTAAAAGAATAATGTTCACAGGTAGATATTAGCCCTTACACGTCAGAAACAAATGATTTTCAATATATATTCTTTCAAACATCTCTGTGAAGTCGATACTTCGCTCGGGAGCAAGTAGTAGAGTACGCAACACAAGATCGCCATATAGACGCGCTACTTTTAAAGGCCGTTTCAAGGTGGACGTCAGCCGAGAGGAACGCAACGAGATGTAACCGTCAGATAGCGGTACGTTCACAGTGAACGCAAGGGCAAGGCGTCGACAATTCCCATGCTCCAGAGCTGAATGGTGATAGTGAAGTAATGCAACATCAAACATGATACCAAGTGCGAACTATAGTGTCAGAATTTGAGGTCTAGCCACGATAAAGATGACTTGTGCCATAGCAAGGTACTGGTTAACTATTGGAAATTCAGCCTTCTCCGTATCTTTATCTCTGCTCTGCAAGCCATTTCCATCAATTTACTAGAGTACTCAACACACGACACTCACACCAGCTGCTCTTACATTAAGAATGCTTACTGCAGCGACAATGCTACTAGCACTGCATGAACACGGTTCTTGTGTGCTTGTGTGTGAGAACCTCTCTGGCGTAATATACTTCtgcatcccgcctggaaggcggcgcgtgggactgctcctgtaaactgaagggtaggccgaatgtaggaagtgagtaggagcaggaaaaggtaaaacacgtcggtagtCAAAGTAAGTAaaaatggtttactggtgcatgaaaatatatatatatatatatatgtatatatatatatatacgtttgtaCATAGGTGCGAAGAATTAGGCCCATGATAAGTAGAGCAAAGTGTGTCTATGAAGCGAAGTTGAAGTGTCccagccgtctgctcttgatgaaatgggcagactctggagcggagctcgtagatctagACAGCGCCTGCTAgacggcgctgtcgtcggtgtcgtagtgccaacctgtgAATTTGCGCCTATGCTGTGGCATCGTGGCAATCGATACCACACAAACCAAGTGGTGCTGGAAAGAAATCCACAAAACAAACGTGAAAAATAACACATCGAATGAAAACAGAGCTGACATCACTTTTCTTGAGTACCAATTACGAAAAAAGAATTCGTTGCAGGTCCCAAGTTATTTGAACCACTGTAGCTTTGTGTTACTCTATATTTGATAACCCTGGAATGCAGATTACGGTCAAATAACTTTTGGAACgaagaatataaaagaaacagAAGAGCATGATACATGGTGGGGATTGGAAACATTGGTGTAGATAAAACAGGttgccccccccccacctgctgGCCATTCCCACGTTGGGCAGCATGACAGGGACACAGCCGCAGTCGCCGACCGGGAACCTATTCACCAGGTGGCCCCACCTGCCGGCCATTCCCTCGTCAGACAGCATGACTGGGACACAGCCGTAGTCACCGCCCAAGCACTCACTCGCCAGCTTGCCCCTCCTGCTGGCCGTTCCCAAGTCCGGCAGCATTACGGAGACATAGCCGCAGTTGCCGCCAGGGCACTCGCTCGCCAGGTGACCCCACCTGCTGGCCATTCCCTCGTTGGGCAGCATAACAGGGACACAGCCACAGTCGCTGCCCAGGCACTCGCTCGCCAGGTTGCCCCACCTGCTGGCCTTTCCCACGCCGGGCAGCATGAAAGGGACACTGCCGCAGTTGCGGACCGGGCACTCGCTTGCCAGGTTGCCCCACTTGCTGTCCGTTTCCTCCTCAGGCAGCATGAGAGGGACACAGCTGCAGTCGCTGCCTGTGCACTTTTCGCCAGCTTGCCCCACTTGCTGGCAGTTCCCAATCTGGCAGCATCACAGAGGCACAGCCGCAGTCGCCGCCCAGGCACTTGCTCCTTGGTGACCCTCCTGCTGGCCGTTCCCCCGTCGAGCAGCATGACAGGGACACTGCGGCAGTCGCCGCTAGAGCACTCGATCGCCAGGTGGCCTCACCTGCTGGCCATTCCACGTCGGGCAGCATGACAGGGACACAGCCGCAGTCGCCAACCGGTAACCCGTGCACCAGGTGGCCCCACCCGCTGGCCATTCCCTTCGTCGCGCAGCATGACAGGGACACAGTCGAACACGCCGCTTTGGCACTCGATCGCCAGGTTCCCCACCTGCTGGCCATTGCCTCGTCGGGCAGCATGACAGAGACACAACCGCAATCGCCGCCCGGGCACTCCGTGGCCAGGTGGCCCCACCTGCTGGCCGTTTCCTCCTCAGGCAGCAGGACTGGGACACAGCCGCTGTAGCTGCCCAGTGACGCACGGCAGGTGGCCGCACCTGCTGGCCATTCACTTGTCGGGCAGCATGACAGGGACACAGCCGCAGTCGCCACTTATGCACTCGCTCGCCAGCTTGCCCCACCTGCAGGCCGTTCCCTCATCAGGCAGCAAGAGGGGGACACAGCCGCAGTCGCCGCCCAGGAACTCGCTCGCCAGGTGGCCCCACCTGCTGGCCATTCCCACGTCGGGCAGCATGACAGGGACACAGCCGCAGTCGCCGACCGGGAACCTATTCACCAGGTGGCCCCACCTGCCGGCCATTCCCTCGTTGGGCAGGATGACAGGGACACTGCCGCAGTCGCCGCCTGGGCACCCGCTTGCCAGGTTGCCCCACTTGCTGTCCGTTTCCTCCTCGGGCAGCATGAGAGGGACACAGCTGCAGTCGCTGCCTGTGCACTTTTCGTCAGGTTGCCCCACTTGCTGGCAGTTCCCAATCTGGCAGCATTACGGAGGCACAGCCGCAGTCGCCGCCCAGGCACTTGCTCCTTGGTGACCCTCCTGCTGGCCGTTCCCCCGTCGAGCAGCATGACAGGGACACTGCGGCAGTCGCCGCTCGAGCACTCGATCGCCAGGTGGCCTCACCTGCTGGCCATTCCACGTCGGGCAGCATGACAGGGACACAGCCGCAGTCGCCGACCGCGAACCCATTCACCAGGTGGCCCCACCTGCTGGCCATTCCCTCGTCGGGCAGTATGACAGGGACACAGCCGCAGACGCTACCTGGGCACTCGATCGCCAGGTTCCCCACCTGCTGTCCGTTCCCTCGTCTCGCAGTATGACGGGGACACAGCCACAGTCGCCTCCCTGGCACTCGCTCTGCAGGTGGCCACACCTGCTGGCCGTTGCTTCATCAGGCAGCATGACAGGGACACAGTCGCACACGCCGCCTGAGCATGCGCTCGACAGGTTGCCATACCTGCTGGCCATTCGCTCGTCGGGCAGCATGACATGGACACAGCCGCAGTCGCCACTTATGCACTCGCTCGCCAGCTTGCCCCACCTGCTGGCCGTTCTCTCATCAGGCAGCAAGAGGGGGACACAGCCGCAGTCGCCGCCCAGGAACTCGCTCGCCAGGTGGCCCCACCTGCTGGCCATTCCGTCGTCGGGCAGCATGACAGGGACACAGCCGCAGTCGCCGACCGGGAACCTATTCACCAGGTGGCCCCACCTGCCGGCCATTCCCTCGTAGGGCAGGATGACAGGGACACTGCCGCTGTCGCCGACCGGGAGCCCATTCACCAGGTTGCCCCATCTGCTGGCCATTATCTCGTCATGCAGTATGACAGGGCCATAGTCGCAGACGCCGCCTGGGCACTCGCTCGCCAGGTGGCCACACCTGCTGGCCGTTCCCTCATCAGGCAGCATGACAGGGACACAGC
This Schistocerca nitens isolate TAMUIC-IGC-003100 chromosome 1, iqSchNite1.1, whole genome shotgun sequence DNA region includes the following protein-coding sequences:
- the LOC126233891 gene encoding uncharacterized protein LOC126233891 yields the protein MASRCAHLPNECQGGDCGCFPVVLPDEGTSSRWGQLGSDCPCGDCVPVMLSDEITASKWSNLACECLGGDCGCHSECQGGDCHSDTARRGNGQQVGNLEIECPGSVCDCVPVLLRDEGMASRWGNLASVCISGDCGCVPVMLPDEGTASRCGHLASECPGGVCDYGPVILHDEIMASRWGNLVNGLPVGDSGSVPVILPYEGMAGRWGHLVNRFPVGDCGCVPVMLPDDGMASRWGHLASEFLGGDCGCVPLLLPDERTASRWGKLASECISGDCGCVHVMLPDERMASRYGNLSSACSGGVCDCVPVMLPDEATASRCGHLQSECQGGDCGCVPVILRDEGTDSRWGHLVNGFAVGDCGCVPVMLPDVEWPAGEATWRSSARAATAAVSLSCCSTGERPAGGSPRSKCLGGDCGCASVMLPDWELPASGAT